The sequence below is a genomic window from Rudanella lutea DSM 19387.
GATACCTTCCGGGCGGCTGCCGTGGATCAGCTTAAGCTGTGGGGTAGCCGGGTGGGTGTGCCCGTGATTGAGCATGGTATGAATACCGACCCCTCGGCAGTGGCCTTCGACGCGGTGAAAAAAGCCGTAGACATGCAGGCCGACGTGGTCATTATTGATACGGCCGGCCGTTTGCACACCAAGGTGAACCTGATGAACGAGTTGAGTAAGATTAAGCGGGTGATGCAGAAGTTTCTGCCCGAAGCCCCGCATGAGGTCTTGCTGGTACTGGATGGATCAACGGGGCAAAACGCGTTTATTCAGGCTACCGAGTTTACCAAAGCCACCGAAGTGACGGCCCTGGCGATTACCAAGCTTGACGGTACGGCTAAGGGTGGAGTGGTCATCGGGATTTCGGATCAGTTCAAAATTCCGGTCAAATACATCGGTGTGGGCGAGCGCATCGAAGATTTGCAGACGTTCAACAAGATGGAGTTTGTGGATTCGTTTTTTAAGAAGTGAGCGATTGGGTAATGTACCGGTTATCCTTTTCGAATCGGGCTTTGAAAAGCCTTCAAAAAATACAGCGGCCCGATGCAGAGCGAATCGTTAATGCGTTGGAAGAATTGGCAAAAGACCCAACACCCAAAGCGAATGTAAAACGTTTGTCAAATCACCCTGAAGCCATTTACAGGTTGCGCGTTGGCAATTATCGTGTGTTGTATGATCAGGAAGATGCGATTCGGATCATTGCAGTGATTGATATTGGACACCGAAAAGAGATTTACAAATGAATTTACAGGTTCAAATTATTCAATCAGAGGGTGAGCCTAAGTTCGCTGTGATGGACTACAACGAATACAAGGCGCTTCAGGAAGGCTTAGAGTCGTTCGATACGATTGAAGACTTTGTGGACTATATGTATGCGATCAAGAGTAAAAACGAAACTACTTCGTGGCACTCGCTTGATGAAGTAAAACGAGAATTAGGTCTGTGAACAAATTCAGTTACACCCGGTTCTGGCTACTGGTAACATTAACCTGTTCCTCCTTGCTTGTTTATGCACAACAGGCCAGGCCCCGCAAGCCAAAGCCCGCACCGGCGCAGGGTATTTGCGGAACGGTAGTCGAGAAACAGGGTAACTTTATGCCGGGCCCCGATAAACCCGTGCCCAAAGGTAAACCGGTGGTTCGGGAGGTGGTGATCTATCCGGCTCTGACGTTGGAGCAGGTGCGCCGTGACGAGGAGGGATTTATTACGGAGGTACCGGGCATTGCCCCGGTGCGGACGGTAAAATCCGATAAGCAGGGTAAGTTTTGTGCTTACAAGCTGCCTGCCGGGCGGTACTCGGTACTGATTCGTGAGCCGAAGGGTTTGTTCGGCAATCAGTTCGATGGGCAGAACCACATCAATCCCGAAACCGTGAATCCCCGAAAAGTGACCCGCACAACGCTCGAAATCACCCACGGCGCGGCATTCTGATTCGGACATTAATTGCGAACGAGGGGTATGCTTGCAGGAGTCATTCTGTTGCTCATTTTTGGATGGTTTATGTATCGGCTGATTCGCTTCTCCCGTGAATCGACCGGTGACCATTCGCCCCTGGAAAAACAGGTGACCTACCAGACCACCGAATGGCAGTATTTCACCCGGTTCGATCTGCTCTCGACCGTATTTTTGGGCTTGTTACTTCTGTCCTTGTTGTATTTCACTTTTGCCTACATGTTGCCCGAAGCCGAAAAGGTCTGGCATTATACGATTGCTATTGGCCTGGTGGGCGTGTGCGGTTGGGCTTTGTATTACATCTGGATCTGGTTTCGGCTCAACAACCAATACTGGCAACTAACTCGTGATGTCTCGGTAACGCTCGACCCCACCGACAAGTGTGTCTCCCTCCAATACCCTGACTATATTGTCTCATTTACGGCTGCCGATCTAACTCTGGTTGAACTGGTCGGTATTGGTTTCATAGGCTCTAAGCTTTTTAGCGGTTTCACGTACTGGCGATTTCACCTGACCGACGGGTTGGTGGTTTGCCTGAACCACAACAGTTCGTTTCTGACCCATATTCGGGAAGTGTATTTCGGGCAGGTGCCGTTTCGGTATGACGGTAAACGAATTCCCTGGATTGATAGGGTAGCTATTTCTGAATCTACCGAAGCCTAACGAACTTTGCCCCAAACCTAACCGTTGCTTAGCATACGGTAATTCAACTGATTGTCTTGAAAACTAAAGGAGTTCGTACCAATAAAATCAACATTGTCACACTGGGTTGTTCCAAGAATCTGGTCGATTCGGAGGTGCTGTTTACGCAGCTCAAGGGCAACGGCATGGAGGTGACACACGAGTCGAAGAAAGACGACGCCAACATTGTGGTGATCAATACCTGCGGCTTTATCGATAATGCCAAGGAGGAGTCGATCAATACCATTTTGCGCTATACCGACGCCAAAGAAGCCGGGATGGTGGATAAGGTGTACGTAACGGGCTGTTTGTCGCACCGGTACAAAGACGAGCTGGAAGTCGAGATTCCGACCGTCGATGCGTGGTTTGGCACCAACGAGATGCCGCGCCTGCTCAAAACGCTCCGGGCCGACTATAAGAAGGAACTCGTGGGCGAGCGGTTGCTCACTACCCCCGCTCACTTTGCGTACCTCAAAATTGCCGAAGGTTGCGACCGGCCCTGCTCGTTTTGCGCCATTCCGCTCATGCGGGGTGGGCACGTGTCGCGCCCGATGGACGAGCTGCTCACCGAAGCCCGGTCGTTGGCACGTCGGGGTACGAAAGAGCTGATTCTGATTGCGCAGGACCTGACGTATTACGGCCTGGATATTTATAAGAAACGCAACCTGTCGGAGCTGATTGGCCAATTGGCCGATGTGGAGGGAATCGAGTGGGTGCGGCTACAGTATGCCTACCCGTCGGGTTTTCCGCTCGACGTGCTCGACGTGATGCGCGAGCATCCGCACGTGTGTAAGTATCTCGACATGCCCCTGCAAACCGGCTCGACGGCCATGCTAAAGGCGATGCGCCGGGGTATTACCCGCGAGAAAACCGAAGAGCTGGTGCATACCATTCGGGAGCGCGTGCCGGGCATTGCCCTGCGTACAACCCTGATTGTGGGGCACCCCGGCGAAACCGACGCCATGTTTGAAGAAACCTACGATTTTGTGGAGCGGATGCGTTTTGAGCGGCTGGGGGTGTTTACATACTCGCACGAAGACCAAACGCACTCGTTTACCATGCCTGATGATGTGCCGGCCGACGTGAAGCAGGAGCGTGCCGACGCCATCATGGAGGTTCAGCAGGGCATTTCGTACGAACTGAATCAGGAGCGAATCGGGCAAACCTACAAGGTGCTGTTCGACCGAAAAGAAGGTGGCCATTTTATCGGGCGTACGCAGTTCGACTCGCCTGAGGTCGACAATGAAGTGATTGTTTCAGCCGATACGTATGTCAGATTAGGCGACTTTGCGAACGTCCGGATAGAGCGGGCCGAAGAATTTGATTTGTACGGCGTGGTGGTGTAAATTGTGTTAGAGCAAGGGTGCTTCAGAGTATGCGTTGATTCGAGTTCACTTTTTACAAAACGGATATGGAAGCTACAATAGACAAAGAAATGCTTCGCAAATCACTCACCCAATTAGTGAGCACTGATCCCGACTTTGTAGGTGCTTTGTTGAGTGAAGTTAATGATTTATTGAAAGAGACAAAGAAGCAGCGTCTGGCAAAAATCATTCAGGAGGATTTCGACGAATACGGTGACGTATTCAAAGCCTTAGCATGATTTTTCTCGATAAAGAAGATATCGTTTTTATCAATAAACGAACGGTTAGTGAGCATGGCGGTAATTTTATGCCGCCATGTAACTTTTTGCACGAAGAAAGCCTGGATTACGTACTCGAAGCTGTGCAAGCCGAAATGTTTGGCGAGCCGCTCTATCCAACTATTGCTGACAAATCTGCAGTTTACTGTTACAGTATCATCTGCAACCATATTTTTTCAGACGAAAATAAGAGAACAGGCCTTGAGGCTGCTCTTGCTTTTCTTATAGCTAAATAGTATGCGGTTAAACCGTAGCTTACCGCACAATGAGCTTTTCAATTTTATCATTAATCTGGCTTCCGGTCAAGTTACCCTCGACGAATGCCGGGCCTGGTTTACGGCTAACACTGTCCGTTTATAGTGCCTGTAGCGGATAGGTTGGACTGTCCCTTTTCTCCTCAATTCGGTTGTTTGTCTTCTCCTAACCCGCTGGCTGAACCTTGCGGGTTTTTCGATTGTTGCCCTCGGTAAACCCGCTTCCTGCATGGACTGTCAGTACCTGCCGCTTTCGGCCACCGGCCAGTTTTCTTCTTTCTTCCTTGATTATATAGCTCGTAAAGAGCCCCTTCAGCCCTTTTACGGGCAGTTCCCGGTTCCCGAAGCGTTTGGGGCCCAGATCAAACAGAAGCAGAACTTCTCGGCCGAACATCGGCAAACGCTCGTGCGGGTACTGAACAAACAGTATGCTGCCCTGACGCACAAGCCTGATGTATCGGTGCTGGCAGACCCTAATACGTTTACGGTTACTACGGGGCATCAGCTCAATATATTTACGGGGCCACTGTACGTGATTTACAAGCTGGTTACGACCATCAACCTCGCCAAACGACTGGCGCAGGCATACCCCGATTACAACTTTGTGCCGGTGTACTGGATGGCTTCGGAAGATCACGACTTCGACGAGATCAGCCACGCCCGAATCTGTGGCCGTACCTATACCTGGCAAACGGAGCAGCGGGGGGCTGTGGGGCGCATGAATCCCCGCGAGCTGCAAACCCTGTTTGCGCAGATACCCGAAAAGCTACACCTGTTTGAGCAGGCATACCTGAACCATGATACGCTGGCCGATGCCGTTCGGTACTACATGAACGAGCTGTTCGGTAGTGAAGGGCTCGTTTGTCTCGACGCCGACGATCCTGAGCTAAAACGGTTGTTTGCCCCCATCATTACCGATGAACTGACCCGTCAAACGTCGGCCCAACGGGTGCAGCAGACCACCGAGGCCCTCGTGAAGGAAGGGTACGAAGCGGTGATTACCCCCCGCGATATTAATCTGTTTTACCTGACCGACGGCGTGCGCGAGCGGATCGAGCGTGCTCCGGGCGATTCGGCTGATGCGGGCAAATACACGGTTGTAAACACAAACTGGGCGTTTTCGGAAGCTGATCTGTTACAACAGGTAGCCGAGCATCCCGAGCGGTTCAGTCCGAATGTGGTATTGCGGCCTTTGTATCAGGAGACTATTCTGCCCAATCTTGCCTACATCGGTGGTCCGTCGGAAGTGCCTTACTGGATGCAGTTGAAAGGGGTTTTTGATCAGTATCAGACACCTTTCCCGTTGCTGATGCCCCGCAATTTTGCGCTCTACGTACCCCGTGTGAGTGCCAAGCGATTGTTTAAACTGGGCATGACGATGGAAGAGTGGTTTCTCGACGAAACCAAACTTAAACATCGGTACGTAGAACACCACACCCGGCATGCTCTGCGCTTCGACAAGGAGAATAAAGCCATGCATCAAACACTCGATGCCATGTTGCACAAGGCCATGATGGTCGACCCGACGCTGGAACGGGCCGTACTGGCCGAAACCAAGCGGTTTGCCAATGCCGTGGAGCGGTTGCAGAAAAAAATGCGCCGGGCCGAGGAGCGGAATCAGGAGGTAGGCGTGCGGCAGTTGCTGGCTGTAAAGCAAGAGTTGTTTCCGGGGGGCGGTTTGCAGGAGCGGGTCGAGAATTTCCTGACGTTTTACCTCAACGATAAACGCTTTATCGAAAAGCTTCTGGATAGCTTCGATCCGTTTGATTACCGGATGCAGGTCTGTTTGGAACAATAAGCGGAATGGCCACGAAGCAGGACCTTCGCGGGCAGTTTCTGGCTCTGCGCCGGGCGTTGTCGGCTGAGGAAGTGACGCGTCGGAGCGAAGCGATCTGTGCGCAAATTGTGCAGGCGTCTCTGCTACCGCTAGCCGGAGGAAACATTCATATTTTTCTGCCGATTACCCGCCAAAACGAGGTGGATACCTGGTCGATTGTTCGTCGGGTCTGGGCCCAGCACCCGGCGGTGCACGTATGTGTGTCGGTCACCGATCCGGTACGTCATACCCTTACGCACTACCCGCTCACACCCCATACAACCCTTATTGAAAACCGTTGGGGAATTCCTGAGCCGGTGGGTAGCGCACAAGCCGTACCCAGTAATCAGTTCGACCTGGTTTTTGTGCCGTTGCTGGCTTTCGACGGTCGCGGCCATCGGGTTGGCTACGGCGGGGGCTACTACGACCGGTTTCTGGCCGAATGCCGCCCCGATTGCCTGACGGTCGGCTTATCACTGTTTGAGCCGTCGCCCGAAATCATCGATATTGAACCAACCGATGTGCCTTTACAGTTTTGTGTGACGCCCCAATGGGTTTACAGGTTTCGCTAAGTCCTGGGTTTAGCCCCTAATACGCCGATTTTAATGCCTCAATAACAATCCTTCAATAATCCGGGCGTATTTTTGCGTTTGGCCGTCTAAGCGGTCAAATTCACAAAAAATCAAGTATATTTTTATGAAAATCGCAGTCGTTGGGGCTACCGGCCTGGTCGGTAGCGAAATCCTGAAGGTGTTGGAAGAGCGTAACTTCCCCGTCACCGAACTCATTCCTGTAGCTTCTGAGCGTTCGGTGGGTAAACAGGTCGAGTTTAAGGGTAAACCCTACACGGTCGTGAGCTTTGAAGATGCGATTGCGGCCCGCCCGGCCATTGCGATTTTCTCAGCGGGTGGCAGCACCTCTACGGCATTGGCTCCCAAATTCGCCGAAGCGGGTATCACTGTCATCGACAACTCGTCGGCCTGGCGCATGGACCCTACCAAACCACTGGTGGTGCCCGAAGTAAATGCCAATGTGCTGACCGCCAACGATAAAATCATTGCCAACCCCAACTGCTCGACTATTCAGATGGTGGTGGCCCTGAAGCCCTTGCACGAGCGGTACAAAGTAAAGCGGGTGGTTGTATCGACCTACCAGTCGGTTACAGGGACGGGTAAAGCGGCTGTAGATCAGTTGTTTGCAGAACGAAAAGGTGATAGCAGCGTGGACAAGGTGTACCCGCACCCCATCGATCTGAACGTACTGCCCCATATCGACGTGTTCCTCGACAATGGTTATACCAAAGAAGAGATGAAAATGGTCAACGAGACCAAAAAAATCATGGGCGACGACAACATTCGGGTAACGGCCACTACGGTTCGGATTCCGACCATTGGTGGTCACTCGGAAGCAGTCAACGTGGAGTTTGAAGAAGAATTTGATCTGGCCGAGGTTACTGAACTCCTGCGCAATGCCGAAGGGGTAGTAGTACAGGACGATCCTGCCAATAAGGTGTACCCGATGCCTCTTACGGCGCACGGCCGCGACGAGGTATTTGTAGGCCGGATTCGGCGCGACGAAACGCAGCCCAAAACTCTCAATTTCTGGTGCGTAGCCGACAATCTCCGCAAGGGTGCCGCTACCAACGCCGTACAAATTGCCGAGTATCTGGTAAAACACGATCTGGTATCGGCCGAGACCGCGGCTGTTTAGTTACCGGTCGTTATAGCATGAACAAAAAGCCCCGCTTCCCGAAGCGGGGCTTTTTGTTTGGTCAGCTTTTTACATCCAGCCAACCCCTTTGCCGACCGCCTGCCCCATAATGAGCACCGATAAGCCCTGCGGATGTTGGGGCACCGGTTTATTCGCTATTTTGTGCGCAATAGTGACGTAAGAGGCTGGGTTCTACCGGCTGTTCCGGGGGCTTTATAAACATTCGGGCGCGAATAATTCACACAAAATGAACAATCCGGTTATTCAGATTCAGGGGTTGCATAATTACTACGGCTCCACGCATGTTCTGAAAGGTATAGACCTGACGGTGGAGGCAGGGCAGGTGGTTGGGTATATTGGCCCGAATGGCGCCGGAAAATCAACCACGATCAAAATTCTGATTGGCTTGCTGGCTAATTTCTCGGGGCAAGTGTCGGTATTGGGGTACGATGTCAAAGAAGATCCCATAGCTGTGAAAAGCCGGATTGGCTACGTGCCCGAAAACGCGGCTCTGTACGATACCCTCACCCCGCTGGAGTATCTGGCCTTCATCGGGCAGTTGTACGGTATGGATGAAGATACCATTCGCTACAAGGCCCATGATTTGCTCACCCTGTTTGAGCTGGGTGGCTATGCTGATGCCCGAATGACAACCTTTTCGAAAGGGATGCGGCAGAAAGTACTGCTCATTGCGGGCATGCTTCATAACCCCGAAGTTATTTTTCTGGACGAACCACTGTCGGGCCTTGATGCCAACGCTGTGGTATTGGTGAAGGCGATTATCCGTCAGTTGGCCGATGCGGGCAAGACTATCTTTTACAGCTCGCACATTATGGATGTGGTCGAGAAAATCTCAGACCGGATCATTATCATCAATCAGGGGCAGGTGATTGCCGATGGTACGTTTGCTCAGCTACAGCAGCAGCACAGCGGTTCGCTGGAGCAGCTGTTTGGACAACTGACGGGTAGCGAGGGTCAACAAGGCGTGGCTACTGAGT
It includes:
- the ftsY gene encoding signal recognition particle-docking protein FtsY, yielding MALFGLFSKEKKETLDKGLEKTKDSFFSKLGRAVVGKSKVDDEVLDDLEEVLITSDVGVDTTVKIIRRIEERVARDKYLGTDELDRILREEIAGLLSETQAGGSTPAEDFELPADKRPYVIMVVGVNGVGKTTTIGKLAAQFHKRGYKVVLGAGDTFRAAAVDQLKLWGSRVGVPVIEHGMNTDPSAVAFDAVKKAVDMQADVVIIDTAGRLHTKVNLMNELSKIKRVMQKFLPEAPHEVLLVLDGSTGQNAFIQATEFTKATEVTALAITKLDGTAKGGVVIGISDQFKIPVKYIGVGERIEDLQTFNKMEFVDSFFKK
- a CDS encoding type II toxin-antitoxin system RelE family toxin, producing the protein MYRLSFSNRALKSLQKIQRPDAERIVNALEELAKDPTPKANVKRLSNHPEAIYRLRVGNYRVLYDQEDAIRIIAVIDIGHRKEIYK
- a CDS encoding type II toxin-antitoxin system prevent-host-death family antitoxin, whose amino-acid sequence is MNLQVQIIQSEGEPKFAVMDYNEYKALQEGLESFDTIEDFVDYMYAIKSKNETTSWHSLDEVKRELGL
- the rimO gene encoding 30S ribosomal protein S12 methylthiotransferase RimO → MKTKGVRTNKINIVTLGCSKNLVDSEVLFTQLKGNGMEVTHESKKDDANIVVINTCGFIDNAKEESINTILRYTDAKEAGMVDKVYVTGCLSHRYKDELEVEIPTVDAWFGTNEMPRLLKTLRADYKKELVGERLLTTPAHFAYLKIAEGCDRPCSFCAIPLMRGGHVSRPMDELLTEARSLARRGTKELILIAQDLTYYGLDIYKKRNLSELIGQLADVEGIEWVRLQYAYPSGFPLDVLDVMREHPHVCKYLDMPLQTGSTAMLKAMRRGITREKTEELVHTIRERVPGIALRTTLIVGHPGETDAMFEETYDFVERMRFERLGVFTYSHEDQTHSFTMPDDVPADVKQERADAIMEVQQGISYELNQERIGQTYKVLFDRKEGGHFIGRTQFDSPEVDNEVIVSADTYVRLGDFANVRIERAEEFDLYGVVV
- a CDS encoding type II toxin-antitoxin system death-on-curing family toxin — encoded protein: MIFLDKEDIVFINKRTVSEHGGNFMPPCNFLHEESLDYVLEAVQAEMFGEPLYPTIADKSAVYCYSIICNHIFSDENKRTGLEAALAFLIAK
- the bshC gene encoding bacillithiol biosynthesis cysteine-adding enzyme BshC — protein: MDCQYLPLSATGQFSSFFLDYIARKEPLQPFYGQFPVPEAFGAQIKQKQNFSAEHRQTLVRVLNKQYAALTHKPDVSVLADPNTFTVTTGHQLNIFTGPLYVIYKLVTTINLAKRLAQAYPDYNFVPVYWMASEDHDFDEISHARICGRTYTWQTEQRGAVGRMNPRELQTLFAQIPEKLHLFEQAYLNHDTLADAVRYYMNELFGSEGLVCLDADDPELKRLFAPIITDELTRQTSAQRVQQTTEALVKEGYEAVITPRDINLFYLTDGVRERIERAPGDSADAGKYTVVNTNWAFSEADLLQQVAEHPERFSPNVVLRPLYQETILPNLAYIGGPSEVPYWMQLKGVFDQYQTPFPLLMPRNFALYVPRVSAKRLFKLGMTMEEWFLDETKLKHRYVEHHTRHALRFDKENKAMHQTLDAMLHKAMMVDPTLERAVLAETKRFANAVERLQKKMRRAEERNQEVGVRQLLAVKQELFPGGGLQERVENFLTFYLNDKRFIEKLLDSFDPFDYRMQVCLEQ
- a CDS encoding 5-formyltetrahydrofolate cyclo-ligase, with amino-acid sequence MATKQDLRGQFLALRRALSAEEVTRRSEAICAQIVQASLLPLAGGNIHIFLPITRQNEVDTWSIVRRVWAQHPAVHVCVSVTDPVRHTLTHYPLTPHTTLIENRWGIPEPVGSAQAVPSNQFDLVFVPLLAFDGRGHRVGYGGGYYDRFLAECRPDCLTVGLSLFEPSPEIIDIEPTDVPLQFCVTPQWVYRFR
- a CDS encoding aspartate-semialdehyde dehydrogenase produces the protein MKIAVVGATGLVGSEILKVLEERNFPVTELIPVASERSVGKQVEFKGKPYTVVSFEDAIAARPAIAIFSAGGSTSTALAPKFAEAGITVIDNSSAWRMDPTKPLVVPEVNANVLTANDKIIANPNCSTIQMVVALKPLHERYKVKRVVVSTYQSVTGTGKAAVDQLFAERKGDSSVDKVYPHPIDLNVLPHIDVFLDNGYTKEEMKMVNETKKIMGDDNIRVTATTVRIPTIGGHSEAVNVEFEEEFDLAEVTELLRNAEGVVVQDDPANKVYPMPLTAHGRDEVFVGRIRRDETQPKTLNFWCVADNLRKGAATNAVQIAEYLVKHDLVSAETAAV
- a CDS encoding ABC transporter ATP-binding protein, whose product is MNNPVIQIQGLHNYYGSTHVLKGIDLTVEAGQVVGYIGPNGAGKSTTIKILIGLLANFSGQVSVLGYDVKEDPIAVKSRIGYVPENAALYDTLTPLEYLAFIGQLYGMDEDTIRYKAHDLLTLFELGGYADARMTTFSKGMRQKVLLIAGMLHNPEVIFLDEPLSGLDANAVVLVKAIIRQLADAGKTIFYSSHIMDVVEKISDRIIIINQGQVIADGTFAQLQQQHSGSLEQLFGQLTGSEGQQGVATEFINTLTK